The Bacteroidota bacterium genome contains a region encoding:
- a CDS encoding acyl carrier protein, producing the protein MKLNTILKESFNAKESEMMDETRLMSFSEWDSMAHMFFITRLEEDYAIELTGDEIAAMQTVGDIKKVIISKGKEV; encoded by the coding sequence ATGAAACTGAATACAATTTTAAAAGAGTCTTTCAATGCAAAGGAATCTGAAATGATGGACGAAACACGCTTGATGAGTTTTTCGGAGTGGGACTCCATGGCACACATGTTTTTTATTACCCGTTTGGAAGAGGACTATGCCATAGAACTAACAGGTGATGAAATAGCCGCCATGCAAACGGTTGGGGACATAAAAAAAGTAATTATTTCAAAAGGGAAAGAAGTATAA
- a CDS encoding GNAT family N-acetyltransferase translates to MLNFTLHSDRLTLRTPSKADASALFDLMSDERLTTFLTWEAHTRIETTETLIENLLSAQQNDKGYHWCVCVDTQIIGFVSLIDIKRTIRTWILNRAELSYWISPAYQGKGYATEASKLVLNFGFTQLNLHKIIIAHASNNLESSSICKKLGFKKYGEEHDAFQKNNKWHDLFWYELIKEKI, encoded by the coding sequence ATGTTGAATTTTACGCTCCATTCAGATCGCCTTACATTGCGGACGCCCTCCAAGGCTGATGCTTCGGCATTATTTGATTTGATGTCGGATGAACGATTAACTACTTTTTTAACATGGGAGGCTCACACAAGAATTGAAACAACTGAAACCTTAATAGAGAATTTACTTTCCGCTCAACAAAACGATAAAGGATATCATTGGTGTGTATGTGTGGATACACAAATTATTGGATTTGTTTCTTTAATAGATATTAAAAGAACCATTCGTACTTGGATACTAAATAGAGCTGAGCTTTCATATTGGATTAGCCCTGCCTATCAAGGAAAAGGATACGCGACAGAAGCGAGTAAGTTGGTTCTGAATTTTGGTTTTACACAGTTGAATTTGCACAAGATAATTATTGCACATGCTTCCAATAATTTGGAATCAAGTAGCATTTGCAAGAAATTGGGTTTTAAAAAATATGGAGAAGAGCACGATGCTTTTCAAAAAAATAATAAATGGCACGATTTATTTTGGTACGAATTAATTAAAGAGAAAATATGA
- a CDS encoding WbqC family protein, whose amino-acid sequence MTKLAVMQPYLFPYIGYFQLIGAVDKFVVYDDVNFIKKGWINRNNILINNQANLFSIPLKEASQNKLINEIYISEDEKWRSTFLKTIAQAYKKAPYFEPVYALIEEIITAEVSKISDLIVASLSRLNTYMGITTILVESAVIYEAAHLKGQERILEICKKEKAAQYINPIGGQELYSKDLFKENGIALNFIKTQPIQYAQFGKEFIPWLSIIDVLMFNNKEQIKVMLNQYELI is encoded by the coding sequence ATGACAAAATTAGCAGTCATGCAACCTTATTTGTTTCCCTACATTGGCTATTTTCAACTCATTGGGGCAGTTGATAAATTTGTGGTGTATGACGATGTTAATTTCATTAAGAAAGGCTGGATTAACAGAAATAATATCCTGATTAACAATCAAGCTAATCTTTTTTCGATTCCTCTAAAGGAAGCCAGCCAGAATAAACTGATTAATGAAATTTATATATCTGAAGATGAAAAATGGCGCAGTACTTTTTTAAAAACTATTGCACAAGCTTATAAAAAGGCGCCCTATTTTGAACCAGTATATGCACTAATTGAAGAGATTATTACGGCAGAGGTAAGTAAAATTTCAGACTTAATTGTTGCGAGCTTAAGCAGGCTGAATACATATATGGGCATTACGACTATACTCGTTGAATCGGCTGTTATATATGAAGCAGCGCACTTAAAAGGGCAAGAAAGAATTCTGGAAATTTGTAAGAAAGAAAAAGCAGCACAATACATAAATCCAATTGGTGGGCAAGAACTCTACTCCAAGGACTTGTTTAAAGAAAATGGTATAGCATTAAATTTCATAAAAACACAACCCATTCAATATGCACAGTTTGGTAAAGAATTTATACCTTGGCTTTCCATTATTGATGTGCTGATGTTTAATAATAAAGAGCAAATTAAAGTAATGTTGAATCAATACGAATTGATTTGA
- a CDS encoding acetyltransferase: MSKKEIVIFGTGKIAEVIYYYAVEECGYKVAAFTTDSKYISQTNFLGLPVVPFETIEKSHAPASYDMFVAIGYHDMNRLRETKCNEALAKGYQLVSIISPMANVPKNTKYGYNCFIMSPAIIHPCVELGNDVFVWSGAMIGHHSQVADHIWFTSCASIGGNVNIENNCFFAMNATVGHSVKIGKECFLGANTLVTKDLLDGQVVISESSKAIKLTSKQFLRISSFSSL; this comes from the coding sequence ATGAGTAAAAAGGAAATAGTGATTTTTGGCACCGGCAAAATAGCCGAAGTAATATACTACTATGCCGTGGAAGAGTGTGGATATAAAGTTGCTGCATTTACTACCGATTCAAAATACATAAGCCAAACTAATTTTTTGGGATTACCGGTCGTACCCTTCGAAACAATTGAAAAATCCCATGCTCCGGCATCTTATGATATGTTTGTAGCCATTGGGTATCACGATATGAATCGCCTGCGTGAAACCAAATGCAATGAAGCATTGGCAAAAGGATATCAACTTGTTTCAATTATTAGTCCGATGGCAAATGTTCCAAAAAATACAAAATACGGGTACAATTGTTTTATTATGTCACCTGCCATCATTCACCCTTGTGTGGAACTTGGTAACGATGTGTTTGTTTGGTCAGGTGCGATGATTGGACATCATTCACAAGTTGCAGATCACATTTGGTTTACATCCTGTGCAAGCATTGGAGGAAATGTTAATATCGAAAACAATTGCTTTTTTGCTATGAATGCAACAGTGGGTCATAGCGTAAAGATTGGTAAAGAATGTTTTTTAGGAGCAAATACTTTGGTAACCAAAGATCTTTTAGATGGACAAGTAGTTATTTCGGAGTCTTCTAAAGCAATAAAGTTAACTAGTAAGCAATTCTTACGCATCTCAAGTTTTTCATCCTTATAG
- a CDS encoding glycosyltransferase, translating into MEVIYIVIGLGKKRWSISEKVHSQIDELNALGVSTTGYFFSNEVSQKEQLQDNIFCFPLKKNKTRKYFNSFFQEQDNMLQACEILKKELPPNAVIYLRYLSAGYGFFSLLKHFGNKIILFIPSNTIRENFIERKFTESLSLGNKIFRWLEYFLFLYMQEQLFYWFHAKRIKVITTFTPEFSEIMRKKIWGKVRFVYNGDGTNTQKVRLRVPVNRGDKVKLLFMKGSSTMQYWSGLSRLIDSINKGYQNKFELYVTGVTHGEKMYQQPFVKLVGKLSEQALDELCNEVDLGVSNLANYLIHFNETTNMKSREYYARGLPFIQSNTMPDITGKKEAEYFLCLPNDASHIDMQKVHDFALKMRADSNHPKEMRIFAKSTLDWSVKMKELKGILESEFPQN; encoded by the coding sequence ATGGAAGTAATTTACATAGTGATTGGTTTGGGTAAAAAAAGATGGAGCATTTCTGAAAAGGTGCACTCCCAAATTGATGAATTAAATGCGCTTGGCGTTTCAACAACCGGCTATTTCTTTAGCAATGAAGTAAGTCAAAAGGAACAATTGCAGGATAATATATTTTGCTTCCCACTCAAAAAAAATAAAACGCGCAAATACTTTAATTCCTTTTTTCAGGAGCAAGATAACATGCTACAAGCCTGTGAAATATTAAAAAAGGAACTTCCACCTAACGCTGTAATTTATTTACGCTACTTGAGTGCAGGTTATGGCTTTTTTTCTTTATTGAAGCACTTCGGAAATAAAATAATACTGTTTATACCTTCCAATACGATTCGTGAAAATTTCATTGAGCGAAAATTTACAGAAAGCTTATCGCTAGGGAATAAAATATTTCGCTGGCTGGAGTATTTTTTGTTTTTGTATATGCAAGAGCAATTATTCTATTGGTTTCACGCCAAGCGGATTAAAGTAATCACCACTTTTACACCTGAATTTTCAGAAATTATGAGAAAGAAAATTTGGGGTAAAGTTCGCTTTGTGTACAATGGAGATGGAACCAATACCCAAAAAGTGAGGCTTCGTGTGCCGGTAAATCGAGGCGATAAAGTAAAGCTCCTCTTTATGAAAGGATCATCTACGATGCAATATTGGAGCGGACTTTCAAGGTTAATAGATTCTATAAATAAGGGATATCAAAATAAATTTGAACTGTATGTTACTGGAGTAACTCATGGCGAAAAAATGTATCAGCAACCCTTTGTGAAATTAGTGGGAAAACTGAGTGAGCAAGCATTGGATGAATTGTGCAATGAGGTGGATTTAGGCGTTAGCAATTTGGCAAATTACCTGATCCATTTTAACGAAACCACCAATATGAAATCGCGCGAATATTATGCACGCGGTTTGCCTTTTATTCAATCCAACACGATGCCCGATATTACAGGTAAAAAGGAGGCGGAGTATTTCTTATGTTTACCCAATGATGCATCTCATATCGACATGCAAAAAGTGCATGATTTTGCACTCAAAATGAGAGCTGATTCTAATCATCCAAAAGAAATGCGCATTTTTGCAAAATCAACATTGGATTGGAGTGTTAAGATGAAAGAATTAAAGGGAATTCTAGAAAGTGAATTCCCGCAAAACTGA
- a CDS encoding class I SAM-dependent methyltransferase, giving the protein MENVKNKYTEFHLKKASHHLYPTEWVIRTMLGTYPNLKLDKTHYNGGKILDLGFGDGRNLQLLRNCGLKVYGVEITPETIALGKQNIEYLNVEAELRVGSNSNIPFEDSFFDYILASSSCYYLDNNSSFDDNLNEISRVMKKGATLIANFPAFIDIQEVPVSFILKDSIALADDHVIIKGDIYGLRNGYKFKTFSSEQSIHNYFSRAFENISVGVCMDNYYGVQINHFIVTAQKK; this is encoded by the coding sequence ATGGAAAATGTTAAAAATAAATACACTGAATTTCACCTAAAGAAGGCTTCGCATCATCTATATCCAACTGAATGGGTAATACGAACGATGTTGGGAACTTATCCCAATTTGAAACTGGATAAAACGCATTACAATGGTGGCAAAATTCTTGACTTGGGATTTGGTGACGGGCGTAATTTGCAATTGCTAAGAAATTGTGGATTGAAAGTATACGGTGTTGAAATAACACCTGAAACAATAGCGCTTGGCAAACAAAATATTGAATATTTGAATGTGGAAGCGGAGTTAAGAGTTGGCTCCAATTCAAATATCCCTTTTGAGGATAGTTTTTTTGACTATATACTTGCTTCCAGCTCCTGTTATTATTTGGATAATAATTCTTCATTTGATGATAATTTAAATGAAATTTCAAGAGTGATGAAAAAGGGTGCAACCTTGATTGCCAATTTTCCTGCTTTTATTGATATTCAAGAGGTTCCTGTTAGTTTTATTTTAAAAGATTCCATTGCATTAGCGGATGACCATGTTATTATTAAAGGTGATATATATGGCTTAAGAAATGGATATAAATTTAAAACCTTCAGCTCTGAACAAAGTATTCATAATTATTTTAGTAGGGCATTTGAAAACATCAGTGTAGGGGTTTGTATGGATAATTACTATGGAGTTCAAATAAATCATTTTATAGTGACAGCGCAAAAAAAGTAA
- a CDS encoding class I SAM-dependent methyltransferase translates to MKIENIVNYRCPATYQKLRLSGESEIIDGMVKEGFLLSESASTKYEIKDGIPDFTIYSESEKNIYAVNLFKNKAKEYDKFQHLSFETFYQDETIVRNSMIDKLNLKQDSNVLEVNAGTGRDSILIAKRLSKKGMLQVQDISRDMLLVCQEKLSEINLPIEVHQGNASKLPYSDNTFDAVYSFGGVGMNTYSNNKEAIAEMVRVTKTGGKIVFGGLSLSPWLRNTNFAKILINHNSHYANEILLNDLPVQARNLNLNWILEGAGFVCDFTVGEGEPRANFDYEIPGPRGGTLRTRYLGNLEGVSVETKELAIKAREILGISMHKWLDTMIKQEAEKIITNHKS, encoded by the coding sequence ATGAAAATAGAAAATATAGTTAACTATAGATGTCCGGCAACCTATCAGAAGCTTCGCCTTTCTGGGGAATCTGAGATCATAGACGGTATGGTAAAAGAAGGTTTTCTCTTATCAGAGTCAGCATCAACTAAATATGAAATTAAGGACGGAATACCCGACTTTACAATTTATAGCGAAAGTGAAAAAAACATTTATGCAGTAAATCTTTTTAAAAATAAAGCTAAAGAATACGATAAATTTCAACACCTTTCATTTGAAACATTTTATCAAGATGAGACCATAGTGCGAAATTCCATGATTGATAAGTTGAATTTGAAGCAGGATTCAAATGTGCTTGAAGTCAATGCAGGAACCGGTCGCGACTCAATTTTGATTGCAAAAAGATTATCAAAAAAAGGAATGTTGCAGGTTCAAGATATTTCACGTGATATGCTTTTGGTGTGTCAAGAAAAATTATCAGAGATTAATTTGCCAATTGAAGTGCATCAAGGCAATGCAAGCAAGCTGCCTTATTCAGATAATACTTTTGATGCTGTTTATAGTTTTGGTGGAGTAGGTATGAACACTTATTCTAATAACAAAGAAGCGATTGCTGAGATGGTAAGGGTTACAAAAACCGGCGGTAAAATTGTTTTTGGTGGATTGAGTTTATCCCCTTGGCTCCGAAATACAAATTTTGCAAAAATTCTTATCAATCATAATTCTCATTACGCAAACGAAATTTTGCTTAATGATTTACCAGTGCAAGCAAGAAATTTAAATTTAAATTGGATTTTGGAAGGTGCAGGGTTTGTATGTGACTTTACTGTCGGTGAAGGCGAACCTCGAGCTAATTTTGATTATGAAATTCCTGGCCCACGTGGTGGAACTTTGCGAACACGTTATTTAGGGAATCTGGAAGGAGTAAGTGTTGAAACGAAAGAGCTTGCAATAAAAGCACGCGAAATTTTGGGCATTTCGATGCATAAATGGCTTGATACCATGATAAAACAAGAGGCAGAAAAAATTATAACCAATCACAAATCTTAA
- a CDS encoding glycosyltransferase has translation MNYLVDILMPVYNHEQFLEQALQSIVSQKTNFNFRLVVGEDCSTDKSRQIIEKFQKNYPNILVPFFRKKNIGAHQNSKLLFAEMAAKYVAICEGDDYWTDPDKLQKQVDFLESNTEFAMCFTKHITINQLGEVIDNKSNLVRLNRNLNHEDILANNYFIGTASVLIKRETLPQPFPTIYFNAPNGDYLLYSLATKFGDVAFLDFNSAAYRIHDNGIWTSRNSAQKYWAMYKTFLISVNLFKEKKEQLALKQNLSKILQHLTWAYFELPKSEHFKFIIKSFFISLRFGVLKTWLSINSDLINLFFKNKLRAKST, from the coding sequence ATGAATTATTTGGTTGATATATTAATGCCGGTTTATAACCATGAACAATTTTTGGAACAAGCCTTGCAAAGTATTGTTTCCCAAAAAACAAATTTCAATTTTAGACTAGTTGTTGGCGAGGATTGTTCAACTGATAAGAGTAGGCAAATTATTGAAAAATTTCAAAAGAATTATCCAAATATTTTAGTTCCATTTTTTCGTAAAAAAAATATAGGCGCACATCAGAACAGTAAATTGCTGTTTGCTGAAATGGCGGCTAAATATGTTGCAATCTGCGAAGGTGATGATTATTGGACCGACCCGGATAAATTACAAAAACAAGTTGATTTTTTAGAATCCAACACTGAATTTGCAATGTGCTTTACAAAACATATTACCATTAATCAGTTGGGAGAAGTTATCGATAATAAATCAAATCTTGTTCGACTAAATAGAAATTTAAATCACGAAGATATATTAGCGAATAATTACTTTATCGGAACTGCTTCAGTTTTAATAAAACGCGAAACTTTACCCCAGCCTTTTCCAACTATTTATTTTAATGCTCCTAATGGAGACTATTTACTATATAGCTTGGCCACAAAATTTGGCGATGTAGCATTTCTTGATTTTAATTCAGCGGCTTATAGAATACACGATAATGGCATCTGGACAAGCAGAAACAGCGCTCAAAAATATTGGGCGATGTACAAAACATTTCTAATTTCTGTAAATCTATTTAAAGAAAAAAAGGAGCAATTGGCGCTAAAGCAAAATCTCTCAAAAATCCTTCAACACCTTACTTGGGCGTATTTTGAGCTACCTAAAAGCGAGCATTTTAAATTTATTATTAAATCTTTTTTTATTAGCCTTCGATTCGGAGTTTTAAAAACCTGGCTTTCCATTAATTCTGATTTAATCAACTTATTTTTTAAAAATAAATTGAGGGCTAAATCAACATAA
- a CDS encoding SDR family NAD(P)-dependent oxidoreductase — MNLSDARIIVTGGARGIGNFLATHLATQVAHVFIIDNNKELLDALSPVPNITALHCDITNPETVQVTLQKIFKEQGGANVCINNAGIIHSEPLINLLSRPDKKHNLVNWQRVIDVNLNAVFYMGVNFADQLISSKGKGLIINISSIAAQGNVGQSAYSASKAAVEALTKTWSKELGMFKIRCACIAPGFFDTPSTRESVNEHMLDKWKKNVPLAKLGDLTELLSAAKFIIENEYFNGKILALDGGLTI; from the coding sequence ATGAATTTGTCGGATGCACGTATTATCGTTACAGGCGGAGCGCGAGGGATTGGAAATTTTTTAGCCACTCATCTGGCAACACAGGTTGCACATGTTTTCATAATAGATAACAATAAAGAATTGTTGGATGCTTTGTCTCCTGTGCCAAACATCACTGCCCTACATTGTGATATCACCAATCCGGAAACAGTGCAAGTCACCCTGCAAAAAATTTTTAAAGAGCAAGGTGGTGCAAATGTATGCATCAACAATGCCGGCATTATACACAGTGAACCCTTGATTAATTTATTATCGAGGCCTGATAAAAAGCACAATTTAGTTAACTGGCAAAGAGTTATCGATGTAAATTTAAATGCGGTGTTTTACATGGGCGTAAATTTTGCCGATCAATTAATTTCTTCTAAAGGAAAAGGCCTTATTATCAATATTAGTTCAATTGCAGCTCAAGGAAATGTGGGACAATCCGCTTACTCCGCTTCGAAAGCAGCGGTTGAGGCTTTAACCAAAACATGGAGCAAAGAGTTGGGTATGTTCAAAATCCGCTGTGCATGTATTGCTCCCGGATTTTTTGATACTCCATCAACCCGCGAAAGTGTGAATGAACACATGTTGGATAAATGGAAAAAAAATGTGCCTTTAGCAAAGTTGGGTGACTTGACTGAATTGTTATCGGCGGCAAAATTTATTATTGAAAATGAGTATTTTAATGGTAAAATTTTAGCCTTGGATGGTGGATTAACGATTTAA
- the asnB gene encoding asparagine synthase (glutamine-hydrolyzing) has protein sequence MCGISGIFSTYKIEPSVIEAFNRSLAHRGPDGEGYAFFENDTLALAQRRLSILDLSEGGKQPMYSHNQRYCISYNGEVFNFIELRRELEVLGLKFNSDSDTEIILAAYEQWGIEAFHKFNGMWAIALWDNQEKKLLLIRDRFGIKPLYYAYLPGKLVAFASETNAFKQLEPLFSREIDEQKLSIALTDAYALCGKGHSIFKNIFQLLPGHWAIVDAKLKVEQKRWFHIDEHTTNLNLTYEEQVKKFKELFFDACALRLRSDVKVATALSGGLDSSSVYCTLGKLEAQLSHSERVPKDWQQAVVGVFPNTEQDEKEYADEVLHFLKKKAIYVDVVASDFLPELIKTTQHFDDITETPFLSLTGIYKGMKEAGITVSLDGHGADEMLYGYRNQVFDLFEHAKWNGTRAEAERYLEVLKGLYGDDKESAQSKRFKSDLAEAFAIRNSISFKLKKNVKSVLGQGKIKKGQPFQLDELSDKPYDFSSKPYNEQLLYNHFFIGTLPTLLRNFDKAAMYSSIEIRMPFMDWRLVCFLFSLHLESKIGRGFTKLILRDAMNGVLPEKIKNRKLKIGLAAPKKEWEKRTDLSAFMKDNKCTSWKELNRFLVSKQVNGAV, from the coding sequence ATGTGCGGCATCTCCGGAATCTTTTCTACTTACAAAATAGAACCTTCTGTAATAGAAGCATTCAATCGTTCATTAGCTCATCGTGGGCCTGATGGCGAAGGCTACGCTTTTTTTGAAAACGATACATTGGCTTTGGCGCAGCGTAGATTAAGCATTCTTGACCTTTCAGAAGGAGGGAAGCAGCCCATGTATTCGCACAATCAACGTTATTGCATTTCGTACAATGGAGAAGTCTTTAATTTTATTGAATTGCGGCGTGAACTGGAAGTATTGGGCTTAAAATTTAACAGCGATTCGGATACCGAAATAATTTTGGCAGCCTACGAACAATGGGGAATTGAAGCATTTCATAAGTTTAATGGCATGTGGGCAATAGCGCTTTGGGATAACCAAGAAAAAAAGTTGCTCTTGATTCGCGATCGCTTTGGAATTAAACCCCTGTACTATGCTTATTTGCCTGGAAAACTGGTGGCCTTTGCTTCCGAAACAAATGCCTTTAAACAGCTTGAGCCTTTGTTTTCAAGAGAAATTGATGAGCAAAAATTAAGTATTGCCCTAACGGATGCTTATGCATTGTGTGGCAAAGGACACAGTATTTTTAAAAATATTTTCCAACTTCTTCCAGGTCATTGGGCAATTGTGGATGCTAAGCTGAAAGTGGAACAAAAGCGATGGTTTCATATTGATGAGCATACCACCAACTTAAATCTCACTTATGAAGAACAAGTGAAAAAGTTTAAGGAGTTATTTTTTGATGCCTGTGCATTACGTTTGAGAAGCGATGTTAAGGTAGCTACAGCTTTAAGTGGTGGCCTCGATTCCAGCTCAGTATATTGTACCTTAGGTAAATTGGAAGCGCAATTGTCGCATTCGGAACGAGTTCCAAAAGACTGGCAGCAAGCGGTGGTGGGAGTTTTTCCGAATACTGAGCAAGATGAAAAGGAGTATGCCGATGAGGTTTTGCATTTTTTGAAGAAGAAAGCCATTTATGTGGATGTGGTAGCGTCAGATTTTTTACCCGAATTGATAAAAACAACACAACATTTTGACGACATTACCGAAACCCCATTTTTATCTCTTACCGGTATTTATAAAGGAATGAAGGAGGCAGGTATTACAGTATCCTTAGATGGGCATGGTGCCGATGAAATGCTGTATGGCTATCGAAATCAAGTTTTCGATTTATTCGAACATGCGAAATGGAATGGAACACGCGCTGAAGCCGAAAGGTATTTGGAAGTGTTGAAGGGACTTTACGGCGATGATAAAGAATCTGCGCAAAGCAAGCGTTTTAAGAGCGATTTAGCTGAAGCATTTGCTATACGAAATTCAATATCCTTTAAGTTAAAGAAAAATGTAAAGTCTGTTCTTGGTCAAGGTAAAATCAAAAAAGGACAGCCATTTCAATTGGATGAATTATCGGACAAGCCCTACGATTTTTCGAGCAAGCCATACAACGAGCAACTGTTGTACAATCATTTTTTTATTGGCACTTTACCTACTCTACTTCGTAATTTCGATAAGGCTGCAATGTACAGTAGTATTGAGATAAGAATGCCTTTTATGGATTGGAGATTGGTATGTTTCCTGTTTTCATTGCATTTGGAAAGTAAAATAGGTAGAGGATTTACTAAATTAATTTTGCGTGATGCGATGAATGGAGTGCTTCCTGAAAAAATTAAGAATAGAAAATTGAAGATAGGCCTCGCAGCGCCTAAAAAGGAATGGGAAAAAAGAACTGACCTTAGTGCATTTATGAAAGATAATAAATGCACAAGTTGGAAGGAATTAAATCGTTTTCTTGTGAGTAAACAGGTAAATGGTGCGGTATAA
- a CDS encoding amino acid adenylation domain-containing protein — translation MDTLAYKYNLGLQFYAVAEKNAERTALRFPDGKELSYSELNSLSNQLARLLLSYGVKQGDVLAIFNDKSEYGYALILACLKTGIIYTNLDYTSPWARIDKILTTCQPSFICFDDCGLHFEAELKKAHPAVKSLNIREEKTRKDISNFSKENLNESFSVHGANPAYLMFTSGSTGFPKGAVMSHSNVLNFIQWGKQTFEVTEADVFTNVNPIYFDNSVFDFYTSIYNGAALVPISHTVAKDARALVKAINDSRCTIWFSVPSLLVYLLTNRALTAADFSSVKRISFGGEGFPKNKLKQLFTLFGERITLFNVYGPTECTCICSSYIISESDFENMNELAPLGFMAPNFGYEILPLQDSNPNLGELALTGPCVGLGYYNDEERSQKSFVQNPTKKYAQRMYKTGDVVERSENGYLHFKGRVDNQIKHMGYRIELEEVEAAFSSLPYINEVGVVYERLSPELGFIKAYVSINTAIETAVIMQDVKMILPLYMLPKTITILDVLPKNSNGKIDRNKIKELVK, via the coding sequence ATGGATACGCTGGCATATAAATATAACCTGGGTTTGCAGTTTTATGCAGTTGCCGAAAAAAATGCTGAACGAACAGCATTGCGATTTCCGGACGGGAAGGAGCTGAGTTATTCCGAATTAAATTCCCTTTCAAATCAGCTGGCTCGATTACTTTTGAGCTATGGAGTAAAGCAAGGAGATGTACTGGCCATTTTTAATGATAAATCGGAATACGGTTATGCCTTGATTTTAGCCTGTTTGAAAACCGGAATTATTTATACCAACCTTGATTATACCAGCCCTTGGGCAAGAATTGATAAAATACTTACAACTTGTCAACCAAGTTTTATTTGTTTTGATGACTGCGGATTGCATTTTGAAGCGGAACTAAAAAAGGCACATCCTGCTGTAAAATCGCTAAACATCAGAGAAGAGAAAACTCGCAAAGACATCAGCAATTTTTCGAAGGAAAATTTAAACGAGTCCTTCTCGGTGCATGGCGCCAATCCTGCTTACTTAATGTTTACCTCCGGTTCCACCGGTTTCCCTAAGGGAGCAGTTATGAGCCATAGCAATGTGTTAAATTTTATTCAATGGGGCAAGCAAACTTTTGAAGTAACTGAAGCTGACGTTTTCACGAATGTAAATCCAATTTATTTCGATAATTCGGTTTTTGATTTTTATACATCTATTTACAATGGAGCAGCATTGGTTCCGATTAGTCACACTGTTGCAAAAGATGCGCGGGCATTGGTAAAGGCAATTAATGATTCGAGGTGTACGATATGGTTTTCGGTTCCTAGCTTGTTGGTTTATTTACTAACTAACCGAGCTTTAACAGCAGCAGATTTTTCTTCGGTGAAGCGCATTTCCTTTGGCGGTGAGGGTTTTCCTAAAAATAAATTGAAGCAATTGTTTACTTTATTCGGTGAACGAATTACCTTATTCAATGTTTACGGACCTACTGAATGTACTTGCATTTGTTCATCCTATATTATTTCGGAAAGTGATTTTGAAAATATGAACGAACTGGCTCCATTGGGTTTTATGGCGCCAAATTTTGGATATGAGATTTTACCTTTACAGGATTCCAATCCTAATTTAGGCGAGCTTGCACTTACCGGACCATGTGTGGGATTAGGCTACTACAATGATGAGGAACGTTCCCAAAAATCATTTGTTCAAAATCCTACAAAAAAGTATGCACAACGCATGTATAAAACGGGCGATGTAGTGGAGCGGTCAGAAAATGGTTACCTTCACTTTAAGGGAAGGGTGGACAACCAAATAAAACACATGGGTTATCGCATCGAACTGGAAGAAGTGGAAGCAGCTTTTAGTTCCTTACCATACATTAACGAAGTGGGTGTAGTATACGAAAGGTTGTCACCGGAATTGGGTTTTATTAAAGCCTATGTGAGCATCAATACCGCCATTGAAACAGCTGTAATTATGCAAGATGTGAAAATGATTTTGCCGCTTTATATGCTCCCCAAAACCATCACCATATTAGATGTTTTACCCAAAAACAGCAACGGTAAAATCGATAGAAACAAAATTAAAGAACTTGTAAAGTAA